The DNA sequence GTGGTCTTCGCCAAGAACACTTTCCCTGCCGAGCTCACGCTCGACGGGTTGAAGATAGTCGTCGACTGCGCCAACGGCGCGGCCTATAAGGTCACCCCGGAGGTCTTCTACGAGCTCGGCGCCGAAGTCGTTACCGTCAGCGGAGAGCCGGACGGCGAGAACATAAACGAGGGCTGCGGGGCGCTCCATCCCGAGGTGGTAAGCGCGGAGGTGAAGCGGCACGGCGCGGACATAGGCGTGGCGCTCGATGGCGACGGCGACAGGTGCATACTGGTCGACGAAAAGGGAGGGGTGGTCGACGGGGACCGCATAATGGCCCTCTCCGCTCTCGCCATGCTCAGGGACGGGACGCTCAAGAAAAATACCGTCGTCGCGACCGTTATGAGCAACTCCGGCTTCGACGAGGCCATAACGAAGGCCGGGGGAAAGGTCGTAAGGACGGACGTGGGCGACAGGTACGTCGTCGAGGAGATGTTGAAGAACGGCTACAACCTCGGGGGCGAGCAGTCGGGGCATATAATATTTTTCGACCACACCACGACCGGGGACGGGACCATTACAGCGCTCCAGGTGGTGGCCAGGATGGTCAGGGAGGAAAAACCACTTTCGGAGCTGGCCGCCTGCATGGAGACGTACCCGCAGGTGCTGAGGAACGTCAGGGTAAAGGAGAAAAGGGAGCTCGGAGGGATACCCGCGATCGTCGGCGCCCTTCATGACGTGCGCGGCAGGCTCAAGGGCAGGGGCAGGGCCTTTATACGATACTCGGGCACCGAGCCGCTGGCCAGGGTAACGGTCGAGGGGCCGGACCGGGACGAGATAGACATCCTCGCCGGTGAGCTGGAGGATACCGTAAGGAAAGAGCTGGCATAGTCGTCGGTTCTTAAGGAGGAGAGTTCGGCAGATGGCAAGGCTTTCGGTTAACGTGGACCATGTAGCGACCGTAAGGCAGGCGAGGCGCGCTGCGGAGCCCGACCCGGTGACGGCCGCGCTGAAGGTCGAGCTCGCCGGGGCCGACGGCATAACCGTGCATTTGAGGGAGGACAGGCGGCACATTCAGGACAGGGACCTGATCCTCTTGAAGAAGACCATGAAGACGCGGCTCAATCTCGAGATGGCCGCCACAAAGGAGATGCTCTCCATAGCGCTCGAGGTGAAGCCCTACATGGTCACGCTCGTCCCGGAGAAGAGGGAGGAGTTGACGACCGAGGGCGGCCTCGACGTAAAGACGCGCACCGAGGAGCTTAAGAAGTTCGTCACCACGCTCAGGCAGGCGGGCATACCCGTG is a window from the Thermodesulfobacteriota bacterium genome containing:
- the glmM gene encoding phosphoglucosamine mutase, encoding MSAGKERKLFGTDGVRGVANVEPMTAETALQLGRAIADLFKREPRRHRIVIGKDTRLSGYMIESAMMAGICSMGVDALMVGPLPTPGIAFITASMRADAGVVISASHNPYQDNGIKFFSRKGLKLPDEMERKIESFIFEKQNSSHRPTASEVGKAYRVDDATGRYVVFAKNTFPAELTLDGLKIVVDCANGAAYKVTPEVFYELGAEVVTVSGEPDGENINEGCGALHPEVVSAEVKRHGADIGVALDGDGDRCILVDEKGGVVDGDRIMALSALAMLRDGTLKKNTVVATVMSNSGFDEAITKAGGKVVRTDVGDRYVVEEMLKNGYNLGGEQSGHIIFFDHTTTGDGTITALQVVARMVREEKPLSELAACMETYPQVLRNVRVKEKRELGGIPAIVGALHDVRGRLKGRGRAFIRYSGTEPLARVTVEGPDRDEIDILAGELEDTVRKELA
- a CDS encoding pyridoxine 5'-phosphate synthase — protein: MARLSVNVDHVATVRQARRAAEPDPVTAALKVELAGADGITVHLREDRRHIQDRDLILLKKTMKTRLNLEMAATKEMLSIALEVKPYMVTLVPEKREELTTEGGLDVKTRTEELKKFVTTLRQAGIPVNLFIDPAPDVVKFAHKIGPDGVEIHTGRYADSKDERERAAELKRITDAVLLSRRLNLRVHAGHGLDYHNVKDVAAIKEIEEFAIGFSIVARSVYTGIEAAVREMLELLRGGGRGGRG